In Oscillatoria acuminata PCC 6304, a single window of DNA contains:
- a CDS encoding molybdopterin molybdotransferase MoeA — translation MLPVKQAEEIILGLVQPMDPVEDQEQVELLSARGRVLAESVVGTLDFPHWDNSAMDGYAVRYEDVAEVRGDRPLQLEIIEEIPAGKPPQKTIDKGQAARIFTGSMMPPGADTVTIQEDTQRQGDRVEILSAPSQRGEWVRYQGSFYQSGTPLLSPGIVLSAPDIAVLATAQITQVPVYRRCKIAILSTGDELVAPGQPLKPGQLVDSNQYALAAAVTAAGGEPLLMGIVGDQPEALQKAIAHALTVADIVLSTGGVSVGDYDYVEQILTQLKGTIHIKKVGIRPGKPLTVASFPREASTSSVLYFGLPGNPVSALVTFWRFVQPAMRKFAGWKQGWEPQFLTARSQQELRGGGPREIYLWGKIHCIDGIYQFEPAGGSHSSGNLINLAQTTALAVIPVGVSRIAPGDPIQVLAIDG, via the coding sequence ATGTTGCCGGTTAAACAAGCAGAAGAGATCATCTTAGGGTTAGTGCAACCGATGGATCCGGTTGAGGATCAGGAACAGGTTGAGTTGTTATCCGCCCGGGGGCGAGTTTTGGCAGAATCCGTGGTGGGAACCTTAGATTTTCCCCATTGGGATAACTCCGCAATGGATGGATATGCAGTGCGCTACGAAGATGTTGCCGAGGTTCGTGGCGATCGCCCTCTCCAATTGGAAATCATCGAAGAAATTCCTGCCGGGAAACCCCCCCAGAAAACCATTGACAAGGGACAAGCGGCCCGAATTTTCACGGGTTCTATGATGCCACCGGGTGCGGATACGGTGACGATTCAGGAAGACACCCAACGCCAAGGCGATCGCGTGGAAATCTTATCCGCCCCTTCGCAACGGGGAGAATGGGTGCGCTATCAGGGTTCCTTTTACCAATCTGGAACTCCTCTGCTATCCCCTGGAATCGTCCTGAGTGCGCCAGATATTGCCGTTCTCGCCACGGCACAGATTACCCAAGTGCCGGTGTATCGCCGTTGTAAAATTGCCATCTTATCCACCGGGGATGAGTTAGTTGCTCCCGGGCAACCCTTAAAACCGGGACAACTGGTAGACTCAAATCAATATGCTTTAGCGGCTGCCGTCACTGCCGCAGGGGGGGAACCCTTGCTGATGGGAATTGTTGGAGATCAACCCGAGGCACTGCAAAAGGCGATCGCCCATGCCTTAACTGTTGCCGATATCGTCCTCTCCACCGGCGGCGTCTCCGTGGGCGACTATGACTATGTTGAACAAATTCTTACCCAATTAAAGGGAACAATCCACATCAAAAAGGTAGGAATTAGACCCGGGAAACCCTTAACCGTTGCGAGTTTTCCTCGGGAAGCGTCCACCTCCTCAGTCCTCTATTTTGGTTTGCCGGGAAATCCAGTTTCCGCCTTAGTCACCTTCTGGCGCTTCGTACAACCGGCGATGCGGAAATTTGCAGGATGGAAGCAGGGGTGGGAACCTCAGTTTTTAACGGCGCGATCGCAGCAAGAATTACGCGGAGGAGGACCCCGAGAAATCTATCTCTGGGGGAAAATCCACTGCATCGATGGCATTTACCAATTTGAACCCGCAGGCGGCAGTCACAGTTCAGGAAATTTGATTAATCTCGCCCAAACCACCGCCCTAGCAGTGATACCCGTGGGAGTTTCCAGGATTGCACCCGGTGACCCGATTCAAGTGCTGGCGATCGATGGGTAG